The genomic stretch AACACGGCCGCCTCCTCGTCGGCGCCGCGGTCGGCACCGGTCCCGACACGCTGGAACGGTGCGCGGCGATCGTCGAGGCCGGGGTCGACCTGATCGTCGTCGACACCGCGCACGGGCACTCGCGCCGGGTCCTCGACATGGTCGATCGGATTCGCGACCGGTATCCCGACGTGCAGCTCATGGCGGGGAACGTCGGCACCGAGGAGGGCGCCCGAGCGCTCGTCGAGCGCGGAGTGGACGCTGTCAAGGTCGGGATCGGGCCGGGCAGCATCTGCACGACCCGCGTGGTTTCCGGGGCCGGTGTCCCGCAGCTGACCGCGATCGCGGCGGCGGCACGCGCCTGCCGGCCGCACGGCGTTCCGCTGGTCGCGGACGGCGGGATCAAGTTTTCGGGGGACATCACGAAAGCGATCGCGGCGGGGGCGGACGCGGTGATGGTCGGCTCGCTCCTCGCCGGCACCGAGGAATCGCCGGGAGAAACGGTCCTCTACCAGGGTCGGACCTTCAAGGAATACCGGGGAATGGGCTCGCTCGCGGCGATGCGCCGGGGCGCCCGGGACCGCTACGGCCAGGACGCCGAGGAGGACGTGGGAAAGCTCGTCCCGGAGGGCATCGAGGGGCGCGTGCCCTACAAGGGGCGCCTCGGCGACCTGGTGCACCAGCTCATCGGCGGGTTGCGGGCCGGCATGGGCTACTGTGGCGCCGCGTCGATCGCCGAGCTGCAGGAGCGGGCCCGCTTCGTCCGGGTGACGGGTGCCGGGCTGCGCGAGTCGCACGCCCACGACGTGATCATCACCCGCGAAGCCCCGAACTACCGGCTGGAGTGAGCGCGCCCCCCTCGATCCGGACGATGCGCTCGTCCGGACCCGCCGGCTCGAGCGAGACCCGGACGGCGGCTTCGAGGAGGTGATCGGGGAGGCGCTCGCCCCACTCGACCGCGACGAGCATCCCCTCCTCCATCGCCTCCTCGATCCCGAGATCGTCGATCGCCGCCCCCGGTGCCAGCCGGTACAGGTCGACGTGCAGCAGGGGAGGCCGGCCCTCCGGGTGCTCGACCGCCAGGACGAAGGACGGGGAGGTGATCGCCTCCTCGGGGATCCCACAGGCCGCGGCCAGGCCGCGGACGAAGACCGTCTTGCCGGCCCCGAGGGGACCGGACAGGGCGACCAGGGCCCCCGGGGGCAGCCGCCGCCCCAGGCGGAGCCCGCAGGCGGCCGTTTCCCGCTCGCCGCGGGTGCGCTCGATCTCGCTCACTCCCGGGCCGCCCTCCGGGGCGCTTCGACGCGCTGGCGGATCGCCGCCCCGAGCCAGTCCAGCAGATCCCCGGCGGTCAGCGACGCCTCGGCGTGCGTTCCCCGCTCGTCGTCGGTGGCCAGGTCCGCTGCCGCCCCGTGCAGATGCGCGGCGAGAGCGGCCGCCTCG from Acidobacteriota bacterium encodes the following:
- the guaB gene encoding IMP dehydrogenase; translation: MLDERLPLGLTFDDVLLLPGYSEVLPSEVDTSTRISKDLRLQIPLASAAMDTVTEARLAIAIAQQGGIGVIHRNMSIEEQAQEVDKVKRSESGMIVDPITMTPDRPVREALELMARYKISGVPITDEDGRLLGILTNRDLRFCTRVEAPIREFMTRENLVTVPEGTDLDRAQELLHEHRIEKLLVVDEAFRLKGLITYKDIQKRIRYPNAAKDEHGRLLVGAAVGTGPDTLERCAAIVEAGVDLIVVDTAHGHSRRVLDMVDRIRDRYPDVQLMAGNVGTEEGARALVERGVDAVKVGIGPGSICTTRVVSGAGVPQLTAIAAAARACRPHGVPLVADGGIKFSGDITKAIAAGADAVMVGSLLAGTEESPGETVLYQGRTFKEYRGMGSLAAMRRGARDRYGQDAEEDVGKLVPEGIEGRVPYKGRLGDLVHQLIGGLRAGMGYCGAASIAELQERARFVRVTGAGLRESHAHDVIITREAPNYRLE
- the tsaE gene encoding tRNA (adenosine(37)-N6)-threonylcarbamoyltransferase complex ATPase subunit type 1 TsaE, giving the protein MARGGDPPARRSAPEGGPGVSEIERTRGERETAACGLRLGRRLPPGALVALSGPLGAGKTVFVRGLAAACGIPEEAITSPSFVLAVEHPEGRPPLLHVDLYRLAPGAAIDDLGIEEAMEEGMLVAVEWGERLPDHLLEAAVRVSLEPAGPDERIVRIEGGALTPAGSSGLRG